From Paraburkholderia sprentiae WSM5005:
GTTTTCAGGAACCAGCCGGCGACGGCTGGGTGAAAACCTTCGAGTGCCTGCCGTACCGGCGGCTGGGTAGGCCCGGCGGGCCGCGCCGCGCTCACTGTGGTGCGGGTCTTGCGAGAACCGGGCGTCGTGTCGAGTGCGGCGGATGGGTTGGCCGAAGTCATGCTCGTGTAGATGGGGCGGGGTAGTCAGTCGTGAGGTCGCCGCGGCGTTGCCGGCCGGCACGGGCCGATGCGCGGCAACGCTCAGTCTCGCAGGTTTTCGCGGCTTGCGCGCGCCGCGGCGTTTTCTTCCGTGCGCGTGGTCTGTCGGTGTCAGGGACATGGGTCGTGCCAATGCGCGTCACCTGCGCAGCGCCACCAATTGCAGTACGCTTGACGATTCTTCCTGCACCCGCGATGGAGCGTCGACGATGCGATATAACCAGTTGGGCCGTACCGGTGTGTTTGTTTCGGAGTTGTGTTTGGGCACGATGACCTTCGGCGGCGGCGAAGGCATCTGGCGGCAGATCGGCGATCTGCAGCAGAACGACGCGGAGCGGCTGGTCGGCCGGGCGCTCGACGCGGGTATCAATTTCATCGACACGGCCGACGTCTACGCGGGGGGCCTGTCCGAGCAGATCACCGGCCAGGCGCTGAAGAATCTGAAAGTGCCGCGCGACAAGGTCGTGATCGCGACCAAGGTGTTCGGCCAGACCGGCGAGTTCGCGAACGCTCGCGGCGCGTCGCGCTATCACATCCTCGACGGCATCAAGGCGAGCCTGAAGCGTCTGCAGCTCGATCATGTCGACCTGTATCAGATCCACGGTTTCGATCCGGCCACGCCGATCGAGGAAACCGTGCGCGCACTCGATACGCTCGTACAGCACGGCCACGTGCGCTATGTCGGCGTGTCGAACTGGGCCGCCTGGCAGATCGTCAAGGCGCTCGGGATCGCCGAGCGGCTCGGCACCGCGCGCTTCGAATCGCTGCAAGCGTATTACACGCTGGCGGGCCGCGATCTCGAACGCGAGCTCGTGCCGATGCTGCAAAGCGAAGGTCTCGGCCTGATGGTGTGGAGTCCGCTCGCGGGTGGTTTGTTGAGCGGCAAATACGGCCGCGAGCAGCAGGCCGAGGCGGGCAGCCGTCGCACCAGCTTCGATTTTCCGCCGGTCGATCGCGAGCGGGCGTATGACTGCATCGACGTGATGCGCGGGATCGCCGCGGCGAAGAACGTCTCGGTCGCGCAGATCGCGCTCGCGTGGTTGCTGCATCAGCGCGTCGTTAGCACGGTGATCGTCGGCGCGAAGAAAATCGAGCAGCTCGACGACAACATCGCGGCGACCAACGTCGCGCTGTCCGCCGACGAACTCGCGAAGCTCGCGGAGGTCAGCACGCTGCCAGCGGAGTATCCGGGCTGGATGCTGGAGCGGCAGGGCGAGCAGCGCCGCCAGCAGCTGGCGGAGGTTCGGCACGTCGTGCCGCGGTAATCGCGCGGCCGGGACGCTCATCATCTGTTCGTCGGCTCTGGCCGCGGCCGCGGGTCAGTCTTCGCCCGAGCCTGACGCGCCGCCTCTACCGATCATGATCGAAGATGTGGCGCGCGGGCTTTCCTTGCCGCGAATAACCGAATCGTCGATGTGGTTTATCCCTGCGTATGCGCGGCCACTGCGTCCAGCGTGCGCGCCGAATACACCAGCGTCGCGCCGGCGTTGATCGCCATCGCGACGCCGAGCGCTTCGGCGATTTCTTCACGCGTCGCGCCGTGCTTCAGCGCCTCGGCCGTATGGACCGTGATACAGCCGTCACAGCGCAGGCTGACCGCGACCGCGAGCGCGATCAGCTCGCGTGTTTTTGCGCCTAGCAGGTCGGTCTTCTGACCGGCGTTCGACATCGCCTGATAGGCTTTCACACTGTCCGGCGCGAGCTTCGACATTTCGCCGATTCGGCCGAACAGTTCCTTGCGGTAATCGATCCAGTTCAACATGGCAGTGCTCCTTGGTCCGTTGCGCGTCGGCGGATGCCGGCGTCGTGGGCCACAGTATTGCGCCGCACCGCGATATCCTGAATACTCATTCGACTCAATTTTTAGCGCGCTCGTCTCATGGACACGCTCAGTCGCCTGATCGACCTTGCCCGGCCGCAAGCGAGTCTCGATCTTCGCTGCCTGCTGTCGGGCGCATTCGATATCGATCATGCGCCTTTCGAAGCGGGCGTCGCGCCGTTTCATCTGGTGCTCGCCGGCACCTGCGTGATCGAGACCGCCGCCGGCGAGTCGCTCGACATGCAGGCCGGCGATTTCATACTGTTTCCGCGTGGCGCCGCGCATCGCGTGCGTGACGTGACGCGCTCGGCGGGCGGCTTGCCGGTGACGCTCGGGCATGACGGCATGCTGCCCGTGCGGCGCAACGACGGCCATCGAATCACCGACACGTCGGCGCGCGCGCCCAACGACACGGCCATTCATGACCGTGTCGATCTGCTGTGCGGCCGCTTCGTCTATGCGCCCGGTTCATCGGCGCTGCTGCTCAATGCGCTGCCCGATCCGCTGCACGTGTCGCTCGGCGACCCGCACACGCTCGATGCGTTGCAAACGGTGATCGCGCTCATGCGCGGCGAAGCGGAGCGGCGTCAGCCTGGCGCGGTGGCGATCGTGACGGCACTGAGCCACGCGCTGTTCACGATGGCGCTGCGCGTGCACGGCGAGCGCAACGCGAACAACGCCGGCATGCTCGCGTTGCTCACGGACGCCCGCCTCGGCGCATCGGTTCAGGCGATGCTCGACGCGCCCGAACGGGCATGGACGATCTCTGAACTC
This genomic window contains:
- a CDS encoding carboxymuconolactone decarboxylase family protein, yielding MLNWIDYRKELFGRIGEMSKLAPDSVKAYQAMSNAGQKTDLLGAKTRELIALAVAVSLRCDGCITVHTAEALKHGATREEIAEALGVAMAINAGATLVYSARTLDAVAAHTQG
- a CDS encoding cupin domain-containing protein; translated protein: MDTLSRLIDLARPQASLDLRCLLSGAFDIDHAPFEAGVAPFHLVLAGTCVIETAAGESLDMQAGDFILFPRGAAHRVRDVTRSAGGLPVTLGHDGMLPVRRNDGHRITDTSARAPNDTAIHDRVDLLCGRFVYAPGSSALLLNALPDPLHVSLGDPHTLDALQTVIALMRGEAERRQPGAVAIVTALSHALFTMALRVHGERNANNAGMLALLTDARLGASVQAMLDAPERAWTISELGERAAMSRATYARHFNERAGMTVLDFLTQIRMAIASDLLLRTRRSAADIGEAVGYQSEAAFGKAFAQSVGVTPGRYRRRKQADDALDD
- a CDS encoding aldo/keto reductase; amino-acid sequence: MRYNQLGRTGVFVSELCLGTMTFGGGEGIWRQIGDLQQNDAERLVGRALDAGINFIDTADVYAGGLSEQITGQALKNLKVPRDKVVIATKVFGQTGEFANARGASRYHILDGIKASLKRLQLDHVDLYQIHGFDPATPIEETVRALDTLVQHGHVRYVGVSNWAAWQIVKALGIAERLGTARFESLQAYYTLAGRDLERELVPMLQSEGLGLMVWSPLAGGLLSGKYGREQQAEAGSRRTSFDFPPVDRERAYDCIDVMRGIAAAKNVSVAQIALAWLLHQRVVSTVIVGAKKIEQLDDNIAATNVALSADELAKLAEVSTLPAEYPGWMLERQGEQRRQQLAEVRHVVPR